The Christiangramia forsetii KT0803 DNA segment AGAATTCCAATAATCCTTTTATGCTTATTTCTAAGTATAACTTCATGTAATGATTCTAAGAAAGAAAAAGATTCTGAAGCTACGTCCAGTCAAAATGAATCGATAGAAATCAATAATGATAAAGACACTTCAAATCGTGATCAACCTTTAGATCGAAATAACCCTAATTCTCAAAATGAAGATGATACAGAAGACGTTCCGGAAGAAAATACGACTAAATCTTCTGGTGCAATTTCAGGGGTTTACGTGAAAAATGATCATCTTGAAGACACTTCCTGCAAATGTTTCTGTATTGATGTTTCAACCAGTGGTTCGTCTGAGTTATGTTTAAAAGAAGATGATCTTTATATTAAGGCTCGCTTTCAGCCGAACGGAAATAACATCGACATTTACTACTCTGGAAAATCAGCAAGAACCAGTAATGAAGAAATCCCCTGGGATGAATTCGAGACTGGTACACCTATTGCAGTATTAAACCCTACAGCCAATGGCTTCAAACTCGACTGGAAAGGATTCTCCATAAATGGTGAAATTGCTATTGACTATGCTCTCTACGGAAAGAAAACCCTTGAGGGATCGTATAAAAAGAAATAACTATGAAATTTTTATTATTAAACTTTGTGAGCCTTGTTCTTTTAGCCTGCGGAAACCAGGCAAAAGACAGCAACATTACCAAACCCGAAATCGCAAATGCAGAACCTGTTGAAGTATCTACTCAAGATGGGATGAAAAAAGCCTATTTCGCTAGTGGTTGTTTTTGGTGCGTTGAAGCTATCTATGAAAGTGTAGAAGGAGTATCAGAATCTATTTCCGGATATGCTGGCGGTCATACAAAAAACCCAACCTACGAAGGAAGCAATACCGGGAAAACAGGACATGCCGAGGCTGTAGAAGTAATTTATGACCCTGAAGTGGTAAGCTTCAAAACCCTTGTAGAAGTTTATTACGGCTCTCAAGATCCAACACAGGTAAACGGGCAGGGACCAGACAGAGGCTCACAATATCGTTCTCTTATATTTTATCAGAATGCAGATCAAAAAAAGATTATAGAAGAAGTAAAAGCCGAAGTTGCTAAGAATTACGACAAAGCAATTGCTGCTGAAATTTTACCGTTCCAGAAATTCTGGGTAGCTGAAGATTATCACCAGAATTATGAAAAAAACAATCCTCAAAATCCATATATCCAAAATGTTTCTATTCCAAGATTGAATAGATTTAAAGCGAAGTTTCCCGATATTTTAAAGGAAGATGCGCACTAAATTAAAAAGCTGCCAATTGGCAGCTTTTTTTACTTTTTAATGAGACTTATAATTTTCTCTTCAACCTCGCTACTTTCCCACTTCTCTTCTATCCCAGGTATTTTCATTACCTCATCCATGATTTCTCTTTGGTAATCTCCAATTTTAAGAGCGTCAGAATACGCTTTATCCGAAAATGTTACCCTGGAGTATAAAGGAGTCCAAAGATCTGGATGATTTTCAGCAAATTTCTGCTCGATCTTTTTTCTCAGCAAAAACTTAGGATCCGCAGTTTTTTTGCTCATCTCCACAAAATTACGATAACTCAATTCTGCGATTGCATCAGCATTCGGCTTTCTTTCCGTTTGATAATCTTCAAATACCTTCTCCCAGTCATCACCATAAAGGTTCATCTTCTCATTCAACACAGAAATATCTTCAAACCCGGCATTCATCCCCTGTCCATAAAATGGAACAATGGCGTGTGCCGAATCTCCCACCAGAGTAATCTTATCAAAATATGACCATGGGAAACATTTAATGGTCACCATGGCACTCGTTGGATTCTTAAAAAAATCCTTCTTCAAATTCGAAATTTCATCCTTGATATCAGGGAAATACTTTTCAAAGAATATATCCGCCTCATCTTCTGTCTTTATACTTTCAAACGAGGTTTCTCCATCAAATGGCATAAATAACGTGCAGGTAAAAGTGCCATCAAGATTTGGCATGGCGATAAGCATAAAATTACCACGTGGCCAAATATGAAAAGAAGAATTATCCATTTTATGAGAACCATCTTCATTGGCAAGGATAGTAAGTTCTTTATACCCGACATCTATAAAATGTTGTGAATAGTTGAATCTACTTTGCCGTTGCATTTTATGACGAACCCTTGAAAAAGCTCCGTCAGCCCCGAAGATCAAATCAAACTGATATTCTTTCCATACGCTTTTTTCAGACTCTCCAGTATAAAGCCTGGCTTCCTTCATATCAACATCCCAGATCTTTTCTTCAAATCGGAAAGTAGCTCCGGCAGATTCTGCCAGATCGATCATTTTTCGGTTTAAAATACCTCTGGAAATAGAATAGATCGCTTCCCCTTCTTCCCCATATTTCTGAAAATACACAGACTGCCCTTCCACATGCATGGCTCTTTTATCTAGCGGAAGTGCAAGCTCCCGTATTTCATCTTCAATCCCGGCTTCCCGTAAAGCTTTCCAGCCCCGGTTAGACATCGCAAGATTAATAGACCTACCCGAAAACTGAACGTTTCGAACATCAGGCCGACGATCAAAAACGGTAACTTTATGGCCTTGTTTTCTTAGAAAAATAGCTAGTAACGACCCAACTAGTCCCGATCCTACTATTGCAACATCTTTTTCTTTTTGCATGTATTGGTTTGAAAGGTAAATCCCGGCAGAGGTTTGTAGTGTGCCTAAAGATTGCAATTATTTCTAATTACGAAATTACTTAATTAATATGAAACAGACTTTGTACTCGCATGGCTATTGCCAACTTTGGTGATTTTCATTTATAATTTAATTAACAGCGAAGAAGCATCAGAACTCCTAATTTTAAGGAAAAATAAGCTATGAATACAGAAAATCAAGCCTTACTACAATCATACAAACTTGGGAATATCACTTTAAAAAACAGGGTTATTATGGCTCCAATGACCAGAAGCCGTGCCGATAATCCAAAAAAGACACCCACAGATATGCATGTGAAATATTACACGCAACGAGCTGGCGCCGGCTTAATTATTACAGAAGGTTCCCAGGTTTCAGAAAGAGGAATTGGTTATGTAAACACGCCGGGAATCCATACCTCAGAACAAGTACAGGGATGGAAAAAAGTGACGGAATCAGTTCATGAAAAAGAAGGTAAAATTTTTATGCAGCTGTGGCATGTGGGAAGAATTTCTCACCCTAAATTTCATAATGGAGAAAAACCATTAGCTCCAAGCCCCGTTAACCCTAATGAACAGGTTTATACTCCTGAAGGTTTTGAAAAAACAACGGAGCCTAAAGAAATGAGCATGCAGGAGATCCAGGAAACCATCCAAGAATTCAAACATGCAGCACAAATGGCAAAAGATGCCGGATTTGATGGTATAGAGATACATTCTTCAAACGGATATCTTTTTCACCAGTTTT contains these protein-coding regions:
- a CDS encoding alkene reductase — its product is MNTENQALLQSYKLGNITLKNRVIMAPMTRSRADNPKKTPTDMHVKYYTQRAGAGLIITEGSQVSERGIGYVNTPGIHTSEQVQGWKKVTESVHEKEGKIFMQLWHVGRISHPKFHNGEKPLAPSPVNPNEQVYTPEGFEKTTEPKEMSMQEIQETIQEFKHAAQMAKDAGFDGIEIHSSNGYLFHQFFNKNANHRTDDYGGNIQNRARFFFDVLEAVSEIWPENQIGCRFNPSLHKSFGIIATEESIATFDYIIEKLNAYDLAYVHLSEPFTDVSDVPYLETEIAKHYRKIYKGTLMINNGFDRESGNKVIEEGDADLVAYAKWFISNPDLPKRFENKWPLAEYDEDTFYTTGKEGYTDYPNYEGDKDS
- the msrA gene encoding peptide-methionine (S)-S-oxide reductase MsrA; this translates as MKFLLLNFVSLVLLACGNQAKDSNITKPEIANAEPVEVSTQDGMKKAYFASGCFWCVEAIYESVEGVSESISGYAGGHTKNPTYEGSNTGKTGHAEAVEVIYDPEVVSFKTLVEVYYGSQDPTQVNGQGPDRGSQYRSLIFYQNADQKKIIEEVKAEVAKNYDKAIAAEILPFQKFWVAEDYHQNYEKNNPQNPYIQNVSIPRLNRFKAKFPDILKEDAH
- a CDS encoding FAD-dependent oxidoreductase — protein: MQKEKDVAIVGSGLVGSLLAIFLRKQGHKVTVFDRRPDVRNVQFSGRSINLAMSNRGWKALREAGIEDEIRELALPLDKRAMHVEGQSVYFQKYGEEGEAIYSISRGILNRKMIDLAESAGATFRFEEKIWDVDMKEARLYTGESEKSVWKEYQFDLIFGADGAFSRVRHKMQRQSRFNYSQHFIDVGYKELTILANEDGSHKMDNSSFHIWPRGNFMLIAMPNLDGTFTCTLFMPFDGETSFESIKTEDEADIFFEKYFPDIKDEISNLKKDFFKNPTSAMVTIKCFPWSYFDKITLVGDSAHAIVPFYGQGMNAGFEDISVLNEKMNLYGDDWEKVFEDYQTERKPNADAIAELSYRNFVEMSKKTADPKFLLRKKIEQKFAENHPDLWTPLYSRVTFSDKAYSDALKIGDYQREIMDEVMKIPGIEEKWESSEVEEKIISLIKK